One stretch of Qipengyuania gelatinilytica DNA includes these proteins:
- a CDS encoding tyrosine-type recombinase/integrase translates to MVTLGSAGVAAGALGAPAARAAARRLLIKATLADLPTVPEKLKAPLFAEYAEEFWLDYSPHWKPSTRDASRAYIDKRLIPRFGTLSVDAIERADINRWRDSMADVGGAFNRSIPVMSVMMQYAEKLGYREKNTNPCRGVSRFKRDLPERYLSADEYRRLGKVLGEHDGANEFVVPALLMLIYTGARVSEIATLRWRYVQLPRLALPDSKTGPKTIYLNPQAIVVLDGLQRRGDDQLVFPAMYCEVPINLGQHWEKIRRKAALPDVRLHDLRHSFASVAIAKGIPLATIGKLLGHALPETTARYAHLADEVISESADRICSSLANSMGMTA, encoded by the coding sequence ATGGTGACGCTGGGAAGCGCGGGAGTGGCGGCAGGAGCGCTGGGCGCACCCGCCGCGCGCGCTGCCGCGCGCAGATTGCTCATAAAGGCAACGCTTGCCGATCTTCCTACCGTTCCGGAGAAGCTGAAAGCTCCACTCTTCGCAGAGTACGCTGAGGAGTTCTGGCTCGACTATTCGCCGCATTGGAAGCCTTCGACGCGCGATGCATCGCGGGCCTATATCGACAAGCGGCTGATCCCAAGGTTTGGAACACTCTCTGTCGATGCGATTGAAAGGGCTGACATCAATCGCTGGCGAGACAGCATGGCTGATGTAGGAGGAGCCTTCAATCGCAGCATCCCGGTCATGTCGGTGATGATGCAATATGCTGAGAAGCTTGGATACCGCGAAAAGAACACCAACCCCTGTCGCGGGGTCTCTCGCTTCAAGCGGGACTTGCCGGAACGATATCTATCAGCCGATGAATATCGAAGGCTCGGCAAGGTGTTAGGAGAACACGATGGCGCAAATGAGTTCGTGGTCCCAGCTCTGCTCATGCTGATCTATACAGGCGCGCGGGTATCAGAGATTGCGACATTGCGCTGGCGCTACGTCCAGTTGCCACGCCTCGCATTGCCTGACAGCAAGACCGGACCGAAGACGATCTACCTCAACCCGCAGGCAATCGTTGTGCTGGATGGGCTGCAACGGCGCGGAGACGATCAACTCGTCTTCCCGGCAATGTATTGCGAGGTGCCGATCAACCTGGGCCAGCATTGGGAGAAGATCAGGCGCAAGGCAGCTTTGCCCGATGTGCGCCTGCACGACTTGCGGCACAGCTTCGCGTCGGTCGCCATCGCCAAAGGCATACCGCTTGCGACCATTGGCAAGCTGCTCGGTCATGCGCTTCCCGAAACAACGGCGCGGTACGCGCACCTCGCTGACGAGGTGATTTCGGAAAGCGCCGACCGCATCTGTTCTAGCCTCGCAAACTCAATGGGGATGACCGCATGA
- a CDS encoding metal-sensitive transcriptional regulator, with the protein MADAKTAKINRLNRIEGQVRGVAQMIEDDRYCIDILHQIQAIRSALGKVETQVLKDHAACCVAEAIASGDEAEQREKFEELVTLFEKAKR; encoded by the coding sequence ATGGCAGACGCGAAGACCGCGAAGATCAATAGGCTCAACCGGATCGAGGGGCAGGTGCGCGGTGTGGCGCAGATGATCGAGGACGATCGCTACTGTATCGACATCCTCCACCAGATTCAGGCGATCCGCTCGGCACTCGGCAAGGTCGAGACGCAGGTGCTGAAGGACCACGCCGCCTGTTGCGTGGCTGAAGCCATCGCCAGCGGTGACGAGGCCGAACAGCGCGAGAAGTTCGAGGAGCTTGTGACGCTGTTCGAGAAGGCGAAGCGGTAG
- a CDS encoding DUF411 domain-containing protein, producing the protein MISLLRSAIARRTLAGSLILGTALTACAAQAAIFTMYRDANCGCCLAWAEHVEGSDGHDVNAVDHPDMASVKAKNGVPGELQSCHTAIVEGYVIEGHVPVADIERLLAERPAGVKGLAVAGMPMGSPGMEHGNHRQAFQVIAFGPQGRSVWASYPASHR; encoded by the coding sequence ATGATTTCCCTGCTCCGTTCGGCCATTGCTCGCCGCACCTTGGCCGGCTCGCTCATTTTGGGCACAGCGCTGACGGCCTGCGCTGCACAAGCGGCCATCTTCACCATGTATCGCGACGCGAATTGCGGTTGCTGCCTCGCATGGGCGGAGCATGTCGAAGGCAGCGACGGGCACGATGTGAATGCGGTTGATCATCCCGACATGGCGTCGGTGAAGGCCAAGAACGGCGTGCCGGGCGAACTGCAATCGTGCCACACCGCGATTGTCGAGGGCTACGTGATCGAAGGTCACGTGCCTGTCGCCGATATCGAGCGCCTGCTCGCCGAACGTCCGGCAGGCGTGAAGGGCCTCGCGGTCGCTGGGATGCCGATGGGCTCGCCGGGAATGGAGCACGGCAACCACCGCCAGGCGTTCCAGGTCATCGCCTTCGGCCCCCAGGGTCGCAGCGTCTGGGCTAGCTACCCCGCGAGCCATCGATGA
- a CDS encoding class I SAM-dependent DNA methyltransferase, translating to MNAVEIEEAISELAEQPFDKAEFPFQFLAAFGNKATTIKRLRSGASNSSDLEGGVLQRNNIHIATCTPGEVDATLQALRHSPQTASARAKFILATDGETLQAEEVGSDEAPIACEYADFPDHFGFLLPLAGITTVKQIRESSFDIKATGRLNRLYVELLKDNPDWDTDERRPDMNHFMARLIFCFFAEDTDIFHGEDLFTRTIEQMSERDSSNTHEVISEIFRAMDCKLTERDANETPRYANQFPYVNGELFSGSTEVPTFSRIARSYLINIGNLDWKKINPDIFGSMIQAVADDEERGALGMHYTSVPNILKVLNPLFLDDLREKLEEAGDSPIKLLNLRKRMSKIRVFDPACGSGNFLVIAYKEMRAIEAEINQRRDEEDRRSDIPLTNFRGIELRDFPAEVARLALIIAEYQCDVLYRGQKEALAEFLPLDAENWITSGNALHLDWLSICPPTSTVVKHHADDLFHSPLDQAQIDFENEGGETYLCGNPPYIGTKYQTKTHKEEISKVFSGEKIKFGNVDYIGCWFLKAAKVVKQYASGSFAFVSTNSLFQGEQAEIILHILQKYGVDISWAHPSFPWSNNAAKNAGVICSIVGFTLTSEGAEKFVFEDGVRRKVGNVGPYLVPMPNVVVRKSSTPMFGLNAMSYGSMSNDNGLFGISSEQYRQLVADDPANQDLIKRAVGGAEFIRGIVRRSVYVSDAASLSASQKDTFRGVFEGVRAYRAASNREATRKLSKVPMLFAERRHVQKRKLFVPQVLSERREYVTAGILGPDDLVIAPHMQVIEGELFEFSILSSKMHHVWVATVCGRLKSDIRYSNSLGWNTFPIPQLTQKNRDDLSRRAEEILLAREAHFPASIAEIYDPENMPVELREAHEKNDETLERIYIGRRFQNNSERLEKLIEQYARKNKRKKSLNEN from the coding sequence ATGAATGCGGTTGAGATTGAAGAAGCCATATCAGAGCTAGCGGAACAGCCTTTTGACAAGGCTGAATTCCCCTTCCAATTCCTTGCCGCATTCGGAAATAAAGCCACCACAATCAAACGCCTTCGCTCTGGCGCATCCAATAGCTCCGACCTTGAAGGCGGGGTGCTACAGCGAAACAACATTCACATCGCGACATGTACACCTGGCGAAGTGGACGCAACACTTCAGGCGTTACGGCATAGCCCCCAAACTGCGAGCGCCCGCGCCAAGTTCATTCTAGCAACCGACGGCGAGACGCTCCAGGCCGAAGAGGTTGGAAGCGACGAAGCGCCTATCGCATGCGAATATGCGGACTTCCCTGACCACTTTGGTTTCCTGCTCCCGCTCGCTGGCATCACGACGGTCAAGCAAATCCGTGAGAGCTCGTTCGACATCAAGGCCACAGGGCGGCTCAATCGTCTCTATGTCGAGCTCTTAAAAGACAATCCCGATTGGGACACGGATGAGCGCCGCCCCGACATGAACCATTTCATGGCGCGTCTCATCTTTTGCTTCTTTGCCGAAGACACAGACATCTTCCACGGCGAAGACCTCTTCACGCGCACCATCGAGCAAATGAGTGAGCGGGACTCGTCCAACACACATGAGGTGATTAGCGAGATTTTTCGCGCGATGGATTGCAAGCTCACTGAGCGAGACGCCAACGAGACGCCACGTTACGCAAACCAGTTTCCGTATGTGAACGGCGAGCTGTTTTCGGGCAGCACGGAAGTTCCGACATTCAGCAGGATTGCTCGGTCTTACCTCATTAACATCGGCAATCTCGATTGGAAGAAGATCAACCCCGACATCTTTGGCAGCATGATACAGGCCGTCGCCGACGACGAAGAGCGCGGCGCGCTGGGTATGCACTACACGAGCGTCCCCAATATCCTGAAGGTGCTCAATCCCCTCTTTCTCGACGACCTGCGTGAGAAGCTAGAAGAGGCTGGAGACAGCCCTATCAAGTTGCTGAATCTCAGAAAGCGAATGTCAAAAATCAGGGTGTTTGACCCTGCCTGCGGCTCAGGCAATTTTCTTGTCATTGCTTACAAAGAGATGCGTGCGATTGAGGCGGAAATTAATCAGCGCCGCGACGAGGAAGATAGGCGCTCCGATATACCTCTCACAAACTTTCGCGGGATTGAGCTAAGAGATTTTCCAGCCGAGGTGGCCCGCCTCGCCCTGATAATAGCCGAATATCAATGTGATGTTCTGTATCGGGGGCAAAAAGAAGCCTTAGCCGAGTTTCTTCCGTTGGATGCCGAAAATTGGATCACAAGTGGCAATGCCTTGCATCTTGATTGGCTGAGCATCTGCCCACCCACAAGCACTGTGGTAAAACATCACGCCGATGATCTCTTTCATTCTCCATTGGATCAAGCTCAAATTGATTTTGAGAATGAAGGTGGAGAGACGTATCTTTGCGGGAATCCCCCTTATATTGGGACGAAATACCAAACTAAGACCCACAAAGAAGAAATCTCTAAAGTCTTTTCGGGTGAAAAGATTAAATTCGGGAATGTCGATTACATAGGCTGTTGGTTTTTGAAAGCGGCTAAGGTCGTGAAGCAGTATGCCTCAGGATCGTTCGCGTTCGTAAGCACCAATAGCCTCTTTCAAGGCGAACAAGCCGAGATTATTCTTCATATTCTACAGAAATATGGCGTCGACATATCGTGGGCTCATCCTAGCTTTCCATGGTCGAATAATGCCGCAAAGAATGCAGGTGTCATTTGTTCGATTGTCGGATTCACTCTTACATCCGAGGGAGCCGAAAAGTTTGTCTTTGAAGATGGAGTGAGGCGTAAGGTTGGCAATGTGGGGCCGTATCTCGTTCCAATGCCAAACGTGGTAGTGCGAAAAAGCTCAACGCCGATGTTTGGCCTGAACGCGATGAGCTATGGAAGCATGTCCAACGACAACGGCCTGTTCGGCATCTCTTCCGAACAATATCGCCAACTCGTTGCTGACGATCCCGCCAACCAGGACCTGATAAAGAGAGCAGTTGGTGGAGCGGAGTTCATTCGAGGAATTGTCCGCAGAAGTGTCTATGTTTCGGATGCCGCTTCCTTGTCGGCGAGTCAGAAAGACACTTTCAGAGGAGTGTTCGAGGGGGTGCGCGCCTACCGTGCAGCCAGCAACAGAGAGGCCACCCGAAAGCTAAGCAAAGTGCCAATGCTCTTTGCAGAGAGGAGGCACGTCCAAAAGCGGAAGCTATTTGTGCCCCAAGTTCTATCAGAGCGTCGGGAATACGTAACGGCAGGGATTTTGGGCCCGGACGATTTGGTAATCGCTCCTCACATGCAAGTTATAGAAGGGGAGCTTTTCGAATTCTCAATTCTCTCCAGCAAGATGCATCACGTATGGGTGGCTACCGTATGTGGTCGGCTGAAGAGCGATATCCGTTACTCTAATTCTCTGGGCTGGAATACATTTCCGATCCCCCAATTGACCCAAAAAAACCGTGATGACCTGAGTCGCCGAGCTGAGGAAATTTTGCTCGCACGGGAGGCCCATTTCCCAGCGTCAATCGCCGAGATTTATGATCCTGAAAATATGCCAGTCGAACTGCGCGAGGCGCACGAAAAGAACGACGAAACTTTAGAAAGAATATATATTGGAAGGCGTTTCCAAAACAATAGCGAGAGACTTGAGAAATTGATTGAGCAATATGCGAGAAAAAACAAAAGAAAGAAATCTTTAAATGAAAACTGA
- a CDS encoding DEAD/DEAH box helicase, producing the protein MNSPSHVPSVSVSYAQTGASTKSNELGMRAMQERAYEKRGEQYLLIKSPPASGKSRALMFIALDKLRNQDLAQAIITVPEKSIGSSFADEPLSKFGFWADWEVEPQWNLCNAPGTEGSKADSVGAFLKSDARVLVCPHATFRNAVEKFGVEAFDNRLIAVDEFHHVSANPDNKLGAQLAELIERDKVHVVAMTGSYFRGDAEAVLAPQDEAKFDSVTYTYYEQLNGYKWLKTLDIGYFFYSGSYADDILKVLDPDEKTIIHIPSVNSRESTKDKHREVEHIIDELGEWKGTDPKTGFQLVHTSDGKVLKIADLVDDSDQGQRSKVLAALKDPAQKNNRDNVDIIIALGMAKEGFDWIWCEHALTVGYRASLTEIVQIIGRATRDAEGKTRARFTNLIAEPDASEEAVTEAVNDTLKAIAASLLMEQVLAPRFEFKPKKPTNVATDGFDYGEGGYDPDACNVGFNEERGTFQIEIKGLAEPKSEEAERICREDLNEVITAFVQDKSSIERGLFDEELVPEELTQVRMGKIIKDKFPELDDEDQEAVRQHAIAALNLTQKAKEIAVGGDNEEKGNTALIDGVRKYAMDVRELDIDLIDRINPFGEAYAILAKTMSEESLKQVASIISGKRVNLTPEEARDLAKRALKFKQERGRLPSITSADAWEKRMAEGVAFLARMKAEAANG; encoded by the coding sequence ATGAATTCGCCGTCCCATGTTCCTTCCGTATCTGTTTCCTACGCCCAGACTGGTGCTTCGACCAAGTCGAACGAGCTGGGCATGAGGGCGATGCAGGAGCGGGCATACGAAAAGCGCGGTGAGCAATATCTTCTCATCAAATCTCCGCCTGCGTCGGGTAAGAGCCGCGCGCTCATGTTCATTGCGCTCGACAAGTTGCGCAATCAGGACTTGGCACAGGCCATTATCACCGTCCCTGAAAAATCCATCGGATCGAGCTTTGCCGACGAACCACTCAGTAAGTTCGGCTTCTGGGCAGATTGGGAGGTCGAGCCCCAATGGAATCTCTGCAACGCGCCTGGCACGGAAGGCAGCAAAGCTGATTCAGTCGGAGCGTTCTTGAAGAGCGATGCGCGCGTCCTGGTCTGCCCGCATGCGACATTCCGCAACGCCGTCGAGAAGTTCGGCGTCGAAGCATTCGACAATCGCTTGATTGCGGTGGACGAGTTTCACCACGTCTCAGCCAACCCCGATAACAAGCTTGGCGCACAGCTCGCCGAGCTAATCGAGCGCGACAAGGTTCACGTTGTTGCGATGACAGGCTCTTACTTCCGTGGCGATGCCGAGGCGGTCCTCGCTCCGCAGGACGAAGCCAAGTTCGATAGTGTTACCTATACCTATTATGAGCAGCTCAACGGCTACAAATGGCTGAAGACACTCGACATCGGTTATTTCTTCTACTCAGGCTCCTATGCCGACGACATTTTGAAGGTTCTCGACCCCGACGAGAAAACCATCATTCATATCCCGAGCGTCAATTCTCGCGAGAGCACGAAGGATAAGCACCGCGAAGTTGAACACATCATCGACGAGCTTGGCGAGTGGAAGGGGACCGACCCTAAGACAGGCTTCCAACTCGTCCATACCTCAGACGGCAAGGTTCTGAAGATTGCTGACCTTGTCGATGACAGCGATCAAGGCCAGCGGTCCAAAGTGCTCGCGGCGCTCAAAGACCCCGCGCAGAAAAACAATCGCGATAACGTCGATATCATCATCGCTCTCGGCATGGCGAAGGAAGGCTTCGACTGGATTTGGTGCGAGCATGCTTTGACGGTTGGATATCGCGCTAGCTTGACCGAAATTGTTCAAATCATTGGGCGAGCAACGCGCGATGCTGAAGGAAAGACCCGCGCCCGCTTCACAAATTTGATCGCTGAGCCCGACGCTTCGGAAGAGGCAGTGACGGAAGCCGTCAATGATACCCTGAAAGCCATCGCTGCCAGCCTTTTGATGGAGCAGGTTCTCGCCCCACGCTTCGAGTTTAAGCCGAAGAAACCCACCAACGTCGCCACCGACGGGTTCGACTATGGGGAGGGCGGCTATGATCCTGATGCCTGCAACGTCGGTTTCAACGAGGAGCGCGGAACATTCCAAATCGAGATAAAGGGACTTGCCGAGCCAAAGTCGGAAGAGGCCGAGCGCATTTGCCGAGAAGACCTCAACGAGGTCATCACCGCTTTCGTCCAGGACAAATCCTCAATTGAACGCGGTCTCTTCGATGAGGAGCTTGTGCCCGAGGAGCTCACTCAGGTTCGCATGGGCAAGATTATAAAGGACAAGTTTCCCGAACTCGATGACGAGGACCAGGAAGCCGTTCGCCAACACGCCATCGCAGCGCTCAATCTTACTCAGAAGGCCAAGGAGATCGCCGTCGGGGGTGATAACGAGGAGAAAGGCAACACGGCTCTGATTGATGGCGTCCGCAAATACGCGATGGACGTGCGAGAACTCGACATCGACCTTATCGACCGCATCAATCCTTTCGGAGAAGCATACGCCATTCTCGCTAAGACCATGAGCGAGGAGAGCCTGAAGCAGGTTGCCTCAATCATCTCTGGCAAGCGCGTCAATTTGACACCTGAAGAGGCTCGCGACCTTGCCAAACGCGCACTGAAATTCAAGCAGGAACGCGGTCGCTTGCCCTCCATCACCTCAGCAGATGCTTGGGAAAAGAGAATGGCAGAAGGTGTGGCCTTCCTTGCGCGCATGAAAGCCGAGGCAGCCAATGGCTAA
- a CDS encoding tyrosine-type recombinase/integrase: protein MTSYDLKRILAEELARVVPGDAGKRRTRFDYVLPGFGERIHLSGRKSYVLQRTMGGKQRLITIGDAAILTERIAKDVARRLILRVELGQNPADKKQRGKKTPTYASFLRHYWEVAAPTWKPSTLEIHDIYRRTHLEHAFAGKFIDEIGHADAVRWHAMLTRSAGPGAANRAMEILKAMFAKAEAWGYLPEHSNPFRGVKRNKGRKIERFLSQAEMACLGDALARHRAAKPNEVAVISLLALTGCRRGEILDLTWGEVQGRKLKLTDSKTGPRVVWLGKEARAVIDRLPRRRSHERVFQFDVLPVSAIEWFWRMLRVEAGIEDVRLHDLRHNYASLAVRSSETLPMIGRLLGHSNSSTTARYAHLDDGHLLLMSDLIGSEIGGKIAFQPQSRQ from the coding sequence ATGACTAGCTATGATCTCAAGCGCATCCTCGCCGAAGAGCTCGCGCGCGTCGTGCCAGGTGATGCAGGTAAGCGCCGCACGAGGTTCGATTACGTCCTTCCCGGCTTTGGCGAGCGTATCCATCTGTCCGGCAGGAAGAGCTACGTCTTGCAGCGCACAATGGGCGGAAAGCAGAGGCTCATTACAATCGGCGATGCGGCCATTCTGACCGAGCGGATTGCCAAGGATGTTGCACGCCGCCTCATCCTGAGGGTCGAATTGGGCCAGAATCCGGCGGACAAGAAGCAACGCGGTAAGAAGACGCCGACCTATGCTTCCTTTCTTCGGCACTATTGGGAGGTCGCTGCTCCGACCTGGAAGCCATCCACTCTTGAGATACATGACATCTACCGGCGAACGCACTTGGAACATGCATTCGCCGGAAAGTTCATCGACGAGATCGGCCATGCTGATGCCGTGCGCTGGCATGCAATGCTGACGCGTTCCGCAGGTCCGGGCGCGGCCAACCGCGCTATGGAAATCCTGAAAGCCATGTTCGCAAAGGCAGAAGCATGGGGCTATCTCCCCGAGCACTCTAATCCCTTTCGTGGCGTGAAGCGCAACAAGGGGCGGAAGATTGAGCGCTTTTTGAGCCAAGCCGAAATGGCCTGTCTCGGAGACGCGCTTGCGCGCCATCGCGCTGCCAAGCCGAACGAAGTGGCCGTGATTTCTCTCCTCGCTTTGACAGGATGTCGGCGTGGCGAAATTCTCGATCTTACGTGGGGCGAGGTTCAAGGCCGTAAGCTCAAGCTGACGGACTCGAAGACGGGACCACGTGTGGTTTGGCTTGGTAAGGAGGCGAGGGCAGTCATTGATCGCTTGCCGCGCAGAAGGAGCCATGAGCGCGTCTTCCAGTTCGATGTGCTGCCCGTCTCTGCAATCGAATGGTTCTGGCGCATGCTGAGGGTCGAAGCGGGCATCGAGGACGTGAGATTGCACGATCTGCGGCACAACTATGCGAGCCTTGCCGTTCGATCATCCGAAACGCTGCCGATGATTGGGCGCTTGCTGGGCCACAGCAACTCTTCGACTACTGCACGTTACGCTCACTTGGATGACGGGCACCTACTTTTGATGTCAGACCTGATCGGAAGTGAGATTGGCGGGAAGATTGCTTTCCAACCTCAATCTCGACAATGA
- a CDS encoding DUF305 domain-containing protein, which translates to MANENSISTDQTHQSKWPTFAAMIATSIVTMFVLKYSNVYEAGHIWFSQTRMWMALMMGMAMIVIMLGFMWGMYRTFLTKVLVMVGAVIGFVLFLFLARSQATVDDQAYMKAMIPHHSIAVLTSRRANISDPRVRELADAIIEAQVKEIAQMEMLLEDIEANGEMGDGTPLPARTAVLTPKLQSEAEAATGREVTPELREELDSSR; encoded by the coding sequence ATGGCAAACGAAAACTCGATCTCAACCGATCAAACTCACCAGAGCAAATGGCCCACGTTCGCGGCGATGATCGCGACGTCGATCGTCACGATGTTCGTGCTCAAATATTCCAACGTCTACGAGGCCGGGCACATCTGGTTCAGCCAGACCCGCATGTGGATGGCGCTGATGATGGGCATGGCCATGATCGTCATCATGCTCGGCTTCATGTGGGGAATGTATCGCACGTTCCTGACGAAGGTGCTGGTGATGGTCGGCGCGGTGATCGGCTTTGTGCTGTTCCTGTTTCTCGCTCGCAGCCAGGCGACGGTGGACGACCAAGCCTACATGAAGGCCATGATCCCGCACCATTCGATCGCGGTGCTTACCAGCCGTCGCGCGAACATCAGCGATCCGCGGGTGCGCGAGCTGGCCGACGCGATCATCGAGGCTCAAGTGAAAGAGATCGCGCAGATGGAGATGCTTCTGGAAGACATCGAGGCCAACGGAGAAATGGGCGACGGAACGCCCCTGCCGGCACGCACTGCCGTTCTTACCCCGAAGCTGCAATCCGAAGCCGAGGCCGCGACCGGTCGCGAAGTGACGCCCGAGTTGCGCGAGGAGCTCGACTCCTCGCGCTGA
- a CDS encoding glutaredoxin family protein, which translates to MSTTKATVYRMVMPDHLCPYGLKTVDLLKREGFEVEDHHLTTREETDAFKEEHGVETTPQTFIDGKRIGGYDDLRGHFGKSRSQPKEGETSYQPVIAIFGVAFLLGLAISWYVFDTVFTVQAIEWFVSLSMALLAIQKLQDVRSFSTMFLNYDLLARRWVPYGFVYPFGEGLAGVLMVAHTLPIISVPVSLFIGTVGAVSVFKAVYIDKRELKCACVGGNSNVPLGFVSLTENLFMIGMGLWMGAKALGWIAI; encoded by the coding sequence ATGAGCACGACGAAAGCCACCGTCTATCGCATGGTCATGCCCGACCATCTGTGTCCCTACGGTCTGAAGACCGTGGACCTGCTGAAACGCGAAGGGTTCGAGGTCGAGGATCATCACCTGACCACGCGCGAGGAAACCGACGCCTTCAAGGAGGAGCACGGCGTCGAGACCACGCCGCAGACCTTTATCGATGGCAAGCGGATCGGCGGCTACGACGACCTTCGCGGACACTTCGGTAAGTCGCGCAGCCAGCCCAAAGAGGGCGAGACGAGCTACCAGCCGGTCATCGCGATCTTCGGCGTTGCCTTCCTGCTCGGCCTCGCGATCAGCTGGTATGTCTTCGATACCGTCTTCACGGTTCAGGCGATCGAGTGGTTCGTCAGCCTGTCGATGGCCTTGCTGGCCATCCAGAAGTTGCAGGACGTGCGCAGCTTCTCGACGATGTTCCTAAACTACGACCTGCTCGCACGACGCTGGGTCCCCTACGGCTTCGTCTATCCGTTTGGCGAGGGGCTCGCCGGGGTCCTGATGGTCGCGCACACCCTGCCTATTATCTCGGTGCCGGTATCGCTGTTCATCGGCACGGTCGGCGCGGTCAGCGTGTTCAAGGCCGTCTACATCGACAAGCGCGAACTGAAATGCGCCTGCGTGGGCGGCAACAGCAACGTGCCGCTGGGCTTCGTCTCGCTGACCGAGAACCTGTTCATGATCGGCATGGGCCTGTGGATGGGTGCCAAGGCGCTCGGTTGGATCGCGATCTGA